Proteins from one Malania oleifera isolate guangnan ecotype guangnan chromosome 4, ASM2987363v1, whole genome shotgun sequence genomic window:
- the LOC131153622 gene encoding probable carboxylesterase 17, protein MASTTINPTHCPRINSRHQHQHGAVVEEIDGLIRVYRDGHVERPPIVPIVTSTVAPELAVTSRDIVIDKLTSIWARFYVPQRHGQLPLLLYFHGGGFCIGSAAWSCYHSFLAQLAACAGCAIMSVNYRLAPENLLPAAYEDALEALKWVRREALCGSEERQWWSKKCNFSSIFLAGDSAGANIAHNVATRLGSSKTWALRPLNIKGTILIQPFFGGEARTYSEQYEQPPHSGLSLATADTYWRLALPPGASRDHPWCNPVADGSVKLEELRLFPTMVCISERDIMKDRELEFCAAMAAAGKAVQHVVYEGVGHAFQVLNKSRLSETRTQEMISHIKSFISQ, encoded by the coding sequence ATGGCTTCCACAACCATAAACCCAACCCACTGTCCACGCATTAACAGCCGACACCAACACCAACACGGGGCCGTGGTGGAGGAAATCGACGGCCTCATTAGGGTTTACCGAGACGGGCACGTCGAAAGACCGCCCATCGTCCCCATCGTCACGAGCACGGTAGCCCCCGAGCTCGCGGTGACGTCTCGAGACATTGTCATCGATAAGCTCACAAGCATCTGGGCGCGTTTCTATGTTCCCCAACGCCACGGGCAGCTCCCGTTGCTCCTCTACTTCCACGGTGGCGGGTTTTGCATTGGCTCGGCCGCCTGGAGTTGCTACCACAGCTTCCTAGCTCAGCTCGCTGCCTGTGCGGGCTGCGCAATCATGTCGGTAAATTACCGGTTGGCGCCGGAAAACCTGCTTCCGGCGGCCTACGAGGATGCGCTCGAGGCCCTAAAGTGGGTGAGACGAGAAGCCCTCTGTGGGAGTGAGGAACGCCAATGGTGGTCAAAGAAGTGCAATTTCTCAAGCATATTTCTGGCTGGCGACAGTGCTGGTGCCAACATAGCCCACAACGTGGCCACGAGGTTGGGCTCTAGTAAAACATGGGCTCTGAGGCCTTTGAACATCAAAGGGACCATTCTAATACAACCGTTCTTTGGGGGAGAGGCCCGGACCTACTCCGAGCAGTACGAGCAGCCGCCACATTCAGGACTGAGCTTGGCCACTGCAGACACGTACTGGCGGCTGGCGCTCCCACCCGGCGCCAGCCGCGACCACCCATGGTGCAACCCAGTGGCAGACGGATCAGTCAAGCTGGAGGAGCTGAGACTGTTTCCGACCATGGTTTGCATATCGGAGCGCGACATAATGAAGGATAGGGAGTTGGAGTTCTGCGCAGCTATGGCTGCGGCGGGGAAGGCAGTGCAGCATGTGGTGTATGAAGGCGTAGGGCATGCCTTTCAGGTCCTGAACAAGTCTCGGCTCTCAGAGACGCGAACTCAGGaaatgatttctcatatcaaGAGCTTCATCAGTCAATGA